GAAGGAGCGGGGCTTTTTAGATAAGCCAGGAATTAAAGTGAAAGAAAGGAAATGAGTTAAAACAAAAACGTCTTAGGTGATTCAAATTTCTTAAGCTCATATTGCACTTATTTATCAATTTTTTCAAAATGAGATTAATTTGAAATATAAAACTTCCCCAAGGGGCTTGTTATGCAAAGATTTTATAACCTGATGTTTATGATTTTTCTTCTCTATCTCGGATCAGGTGTTGCGAAAGAAGAGCCCTTTATTCCAACCCTTACGGTACAAGGGACCGCCACAGTCAAAAAAGCCCCTGACCTTTTAATACTAAATTTTTCTGTCATTACAGAAGCTGAAAATGCAATTACAGCTCTTCAGGACAATAACAGTAAAATGAGCAAGCTTATTGATTCGCTTAAGAATTTTGGGCTAAAAGAGGATGAGATCGAGACCGGCACCTTTTCAATCACCCCTGTTTATACAAGACCCTCCCCTAAATTTGAGGGCTCTTTTATCCCTAAAATCGGCTCTTATCAAGTGTCGAACACTCTTGCCATTCGAACAAACCAAATTGATTCCGCCGGAACGTTAATTGATATCGCAGCAAAAGCCGGTGTTAATTCAATAGATAGCATGCGCTTTGATATAAAGGATTCACAAACCTTAAAAAGAGAAGCCATTACGGAAGCTGCTCAAAATGCTATTACGGACGCTTTAACTCTTGCTAAAGCTTCAAACATTAAAATAAAAAGAATGCTGACAATCAGCTTGGATAACACAGGACCTGAGTTTCCCATGGCAAAAGCTAGATTTACCTACGCTGCCGTTCCGGAATCTAGTGGAACTCCTATTATCGCAGGTCAAGTGGAAGCAGAAGCTAAAGTTCATGTCTCTTTTGAAATCGAGGATTAATTTAGTTTTGATTTAATTGCCATCAACTTTTATAAGATTTGGCAAATTATTCAACCTTAAATTTAATTTAAAAATAAAAAGAGATTTTCATGAATGGAACATCACCTCCCCCCTTTTCCTCAGCCAATCTATTTTTCAGCTCTTCCGATTTGGACTTAAGTTCTCTTGTGACTAGCTATGGAAACCAGGGTCTTTGCGCTATCTCTTATATTAAAGAACAGCTCGCTGTAAAGTCGCTATCTTTGTCATATTGTAAAAGCACACGCGAATTTACTATTCTTGGAAGCGCTTTTTACAAAAATGAGGATTTAAGCTTTTTGCTTAAAGGCAACTATAGGAAATGGTGTTGGATGCCAAGTCTTTTGCCAAAACTTAATAGCCAAAACTGTAGGTTTAGCTTGGTGCCAATCAGCCCCTCCCTAAGAGTATGCAAGGATGAAATATTTTCTTTTAATGGAATGTTCGAACTTTTTCTTCGAAATATCCCAGCTCAGGAAGAAACCACTTTAGCGGTTGACTGGTTTTTTAAAAAATTCGCCCCTCCGGGTTCTTTTCAAAAGAAAATTGAAGCCCCTGAATTCAATCCCGCTTCCTTTCTTTACCTTTTTGGAATTGCAGGTGTTAATACTCTCGCTATTATGAAACATGAGCTTGAGAAAAAATCCTTGTCTTTAGCTTACAGTCAACCACTTCGAGCCTTTATTATTCAGGGAAGCACTAGATTTGAAAAAGAAGAGATAGAGGCTTTTCTAAAAAAGGATTATTTTCTCTTGGAACCTAAAGTCATTGGGAGAAATCATCAAAGAAATTTTGTGGTATGGTTGTCAAAAATGCCTTATCCCTCACCCCAAAGAACAGCCTGGAGCCATTCCGATCTTTTTTCAGATGAAGATTTAGGGGCCTCTCTTTGGGAAGAGAAAAAGAAAAGCATTCTTGAGAGATTTAAAAATCAAAAACAAAATGAAATTACACAACACCTTAAAAAATTTCCAAAACTCATTGAAATCAGCGCAAGTGTTGCTAAGATCGCTTCAAGTACTATTAGAGCAAAGGTTATAAAAGACTGCTCCAGTCAAATGTTTAAAATAGCAGAATTTATCGATCAAATTTTGCTTCTTAAGCAAATCCTTTCATTACAAGACTATAGAGGTCCAAAAGATAAGAATAAGATTTCTAACGCACTAAGCTGGTTTTTTAAGACTTATGCGCCGCCTGGATATTTTCAAAATAAGCTTGAAGGATCTATAGAATAGAAGACTATTTAAATAAGTTGGAATGGCAGTTTTGGTAAAAAACCTATCTTTAAGATAGGTTTTTTACCAATAATTTAGTTTATTTTTTGGGGTTAAAGTCCCATGATAATATCTCATTATAGGTATTAGAGGCATAAATTTTTCCATCAAAACCATTTAAATTTAGTATTTTAGTTGCCTGCGTACTTTTTAATGATTTAAGTTTTTTTCCTGTATTGATATCCCAAATATGCACCATTTCTTTATCTTCTAAGGATACTCCGATGATTTTTCCGTCAAAAATTCGAATAACGGTAATAGGGAAATTATGACCTTCCATTTTTTGGAGTAATTGGCCGGTTTTAATATCCCAAACACGTATGATGCCATCAAAAGAGCTGCTATAGAGCTTTCCATCTTCTACCTGAAGACTTGTTATCTCTCCCATCGCGTCTTCTAAAACAAACAATTCTTTTCCTGTCTCTGCTTCCCAAATTCTTATTGTTCCATCGCTTGAACTGCTTATGATTTTCCCCTCAACTATCTGCAAATCTGTAATACTTTCTTTATGGCCTTCTAACTTCATGACTTGCTTCCCTGTTGAAGCGTCCCAAACCATTATGGTTTCGCCCCAAGATCCGCTATAAATTCTATCGGAATCAAATTTTATGCTTGATATAGCGCTGTTATGGCCGTCGGCTAAAGATAGAATTTCCTCTCCTGAATTTTTATTCCAAATTCTTAAAGTACCCTCCGAATCCCCGCTTGTAATTTTATCTTTAGTAATAATCATTTCCGTAACTCGATTGGGACTTACTATCTTTAACAGTTGTTCCTTTGATTCCATATCCCAAACTCTTATCGTTCTGTCATCAAAGGAAGTATAAACTCTTTTGCCTTCAAACTTCGTGGATTTTACAAAAAACTCGTTAATGTTGAATTGTTCTGTACTGGGTGGAACGAGATTAAAAATTTCAGCTTTTGGGAGAACCCTGGGAGAGCGCATTCTAAGATCAGCCTTTAGGCTCTTTAAGCAAAATTGAACTTCGTTATTTTTTTCTTTTTCGGAGGCGTAAGAAAGAGCGGTACTTTTAAGCGTTTCAAATAAACGTCCTTTCATTTGAATGGGATCGAAACTTAAATTGTTCCACCATTTTGATGTCCTTGGCCGTTTGAGAAAGGGTTGGCAGATCTAGGTATGAAAAAATTTCGAGTATCAACTCATCGGAAAGAATGCTAATGTCGCCTTGAGCTTCTTGTGCAGCCTCAGCTTGTGCGAGACGTTTTTGTCCACCATAGTCGCCATTAATCATAAAGACCCTTTATTAATTTTTTTGTGTAAATAGATTATTTTTAACAAAGAATCATTAATAATTAATTAAGAATGATAATAAGACAAATTAAGAAGTTAAGATCCCGGAACTATCGTGGTTTAACATAACCGGCATAGGTTTTTCCATTAAATAGCCTGGCAAGCAATGCAAAAAAGTTCCTGGAGATCTTTTTAAAAATCGCATGTTTTCCAAGATGTCTAATGAGGGATTTATGATACAAGAAGTCTTAAATAAGGGCTTGTTTAAAGACTAAAGTCTAAAATCTCAATTTCATTATCATTATGTCCTATGTATATTTCTTCATCCATGACAGTCAGAGAATTTATACCGGACAGTTTTAAACTTTCAAATTGGTTAATCTCTTTGCCCGATTCTGCATCCCAAACTTTAAGGGATAGGCCGGAAGAGGCACTAATAATTTTTCCGTTGAGTATTTGTATGTCAACAACACGTTCTGTATGACCTTTAAGCTTGTAAAGAGAGGTTCCCGGCTCAAAAATATCCCAAACGAAAATCTCGCCTCCATAAGACCCGCTGTATATTTTTTTATCTACTTTTAAAAAGCAAGAGACTCCTTTTTCATGGCCTTGCCATTTCGTAATTTCTTTTCCCGATAAAAAATCTACGACGCTAATCTCCCCAGAATAAGATCCAATCCAAATTGTATCTTCAAAAACTTGAATGCAAGAGATATTCTTAAGTGTGTTCTCAAGTTTTTTGATTTCATTTCCGGTATCGATATCCCAAATTTTAATGCTTCCATCATAGGATCCGCTGTAGACACTATTATCGTAAACTTTTAGGCATGACACAGCTTGCTCATGACCTTCTAATGTTAACAAAACGTTGCCTGAATCTATATCCCAAATATTAATTGTCTTGTCTAAAGAGCCCGTTACGATTTTATTGCCCTTTATTTGAAGGCACGTGATGCAATCTGAATGACGTCCATTGAATTCATTTAGCTTTACTCCTGACTTTTTATCCCAAACGAAAATCGAAGCACCCATCGCTAGGCTATAAATTTTGCTATCGGTTAATTGAAAAAACCAAATCGCGAACGGGCCTTTTTTATCATTTTGCAAGCATAAAATGTTTGCGCTAGGTTTAAACGATTTTGACCGAATTTTTTGATCCAATTCAAGACATTTTAATAAATAAGGCAACTCATCTATTCTGCTTCTCTTATGTAAAGATGCATTCGCCTTTTCATTTTTTTTTAACCACTCATTAAGACAAAGTTCCGCAAACCCCTTCATGGTTTTAAAAAAACATTGCCTTATCAATGAAGAATCAAAGCTTAAACGCTTCCATCTTTTACATGTTAGACGGACTTTGCAAAGTGTTATATAATCCAGAGAAGAAAATAGAAGGTGCAGGAGTTCTTCAGAAAGGCATGAGGTGATAGATTCGGATTCTCCCTCTTCTTCTGAAAGCACATCGTGTATAAAAGTAGGTGAAGCACTCATAACTTTAAAAGACATATCCTATCCTCAATAAAAAAAAAGTAGCATAAACTAAGGGATAGGTTCTTGCCAATTAAAGTCCCAGACTCGAAGGGTTTGATCAAGAGAACCGCTTATGATTGTGCCATTTTCAGCTTTTAAATAGATGATTTGTGAGGTATGTCCCATTAGTTCATTTATCATTAAGCCCGAGGCTTTGCCCCAAATTTTGATGTTATTATCCAAAGAACCGCTAATGATCTTATCGTTAAAAACCGCAAGCGAAGAGATAGATCTTTTATGCCCCACTAGTTTGTGAAGAGGAGATCCTGATTCCCTATCCCAAATGCGAATCGTTTGATCCCTTGAGCCGCTATAGATTGCATCCCGCTCGACTTGGAGGCAAGTAATCATGCTCGTATGGCCTTTTAGCTCTTTAATTAACAACCCCGTTTCAGCATCCCAAACTCTTAAAGTATCATCCAGACAACCGCTGTAGATTTTATTCTCAAAAACTTTTAGACAACTTATAAGGGTGTGCTGATTTATTCGCTTTAGCTCCTTTCCTGTCGCCCTATCCCAAATGCGAATCGTTTGATCCCAAGAAGCGCTGTAAATTTTATCCCCTTCAATTTCAAGTGCGGAGACTTGATAACGATGCCCTTCTAATCTCATAATTTCTTCGCCGGAATCCTCATTGAGAACATAAATGCCGCCGCCTAATGATCCGCAAAAGATGTTTTGATCTAAAGTTTGTATGCAAAGTCCTTCGATAGGAACATTCTCAAACGTATGATGACTTAAAACTTTCAATTGATTATCGCAAATGTATATAGCTTTATCGCTTGATGCAAAATAGATTTTTTGATCTTTGATATTCATAGCATTCATTTTTGCCGGGAATGGGAAAACTTTTCCGCTTGGTAAACACTTCTCTGATCCCATTCTCAAATCAGATATAAGATTTTTTAGAAAAAATGCAGATTCATCAATTCTAGCCCTCTTAGCTTTTGTTAAATCCTCTAAACAGCTCTCTGAATAAACATTAGCGGTATCTTTTAACGTTTTAAAAAAAATACCCCTTAAAAGCAACGCATCGGAAGAGAGGCGTCTCCATCTTCTTGAGACAGGTTTTGCAAGACTGCAAACGGATAAAAAATCTAAATGGCTCAGAATAGTGAGAAGAAGTTCGTCAGGAAGAAAAGCCGTTGGATCCAAGTTTGAGGAAGATGCTGAATCTTGCATTGGAGAACAAAAGAGCTTTTCACTCACACTATTTTCAAACATAAAACTCATCACTTAAGCTTAAGAGTGAAGGATTATAAGTCTAAAAAATAGAAATAACAACTTATTTGAAAATTTTGAAATCAAGCTTGCTAACAAATGAAAGCCACAAAATGCTATAGCATGCTTAGAAAATGCTCTTTTGAAAAAAAAGATCTACTTAATAGAAGTTACTTTAAATTAAAGCCTATTAAAATTTGGATAAGAGAAACGCATTAAAAGAGCTATTTAATTATCCTAGTCTTCGTAAAACGGGCTTCAAGAACTTGTGCCATTCAAGATCATCTTCCTCAAAATATTCTAAATAAATTCCCAAACCCAAAGAATCCCATCGTTATATTCTGCATAAATTTTTCCTCTGTAGATATGAATAGAAACAAAAAATTCAGAGCCCGGCCTACGGCCGTCCAATCTTTTAAGCATCTCCCCTGATTCTGCATCCCAAATCCTTATGGTTTTATCGCGAGAAGCGCTAATGATTTTACCATCAAGAACTTGCAAATAAATAACATTGGACTCATGCCCTTCCAGTTCTTTGATCTGGTTTCCCGATTTTGATTCCCAAATTCTAATTTTGCCGTCGCAACAACCAATATAAATTTTGCCATTCAATATCCGGATGGATGAAATTCCATTTTTTGGCCCCACTAATTTTTTTAATAATTCTCCGGATTCACTATTCCAGATGTGAATTACATGAGTAGAGGTGAAGCTATAGATAATGCCATCTGCAACTTCAAGACATTTAATATAATTAAGGTGTCCTTCCAATTCCTGTAAAACTTTACCCGACTCCATATCCCAAATTAAAATTTTGTTGTCGTAGCCGCCGCTATATGCTTTTCCATTAGCAACCTGCAAACAGGACACACTATTTTTGTGGCCTTCTAACACCTTAACTGCACTTCCCGATTCTTTATCCCAAACACGAATAGTATTATCCCAGGAGCCGCTGTAGATATATTTTAGATCTACTTGTAGGCAGGATACCCTATTATTATGACCTTCAAGTCTCATGATCCTCTTTCCGGAATCCCTATCCCAAACCTGAATGGTGTTATCATGTGCGCTGCTATAAATTAGATCTTCTCTGATTTTCATGCATTCAATAGCCCAAGAACTTGGTTGGAATTCCTCTAAATTAAGAACCGCCCATGTTGGTTGAAACTTTTTAGAACGCATGTAAAGATCGCCTCTTATTTCATAAAAAAAATATTCCGTATCATCTATTTTACTTCTCTTGCTTGTAGATGATCTTGCAAGGGCGTTTCTTTCCAAGCATTCTTGCTCGTGAGTTTTAGCGGAATCTTCCAAGCTTCTAAAAAAGCAGAGTTTTAAAAGAGCCTTATCATAGCTTAATCTTTTCCAACGTCTACATGTAAGGCCTGTTTTTAAGTGAAGTGATAAAAAATCGAGGTAGGATAGAATGTTTAGAACAATTTCATCCGGAAGATTAGCGGTTGCCGTTTCACCACATTCCGATAATTCTCTTAAATCTTCTATTTCGGAAAAAGGTGCAAAATGTCTTTCAGTTTTATTAACAGAACTTAACATAAAAAATTATTCCAATCCTTCTGATTCAAGGAGCATTAAAATCCCAAATTAAAATCTTATTATCGTTAAAACCTGCATAGATCCTTCCTTCTATAATTTGGAGTGAAATAAGAAAGAAAAATTCGACACTTACTTTTAATACTTTTATTTCCTCTCCTGTTTCTTCATCCCAAATTCTTATGGTTCTATCTTTAGAGCCGCTAATAATTTTCCCATTATAAAGATTTAAAAAGCTCACATGATTATTATGCCCATTTAAGAGTGTAAGCCTATTTCCTAAATTTTTATCTAAAACACTTAAAAAACCGTTTTTATAACCGACGATGATTTTATTTGACGTAGCAAGAATACTAGAAGCGCTTACATCAAAATCTTTAAATATTTTAGGCTCTACCTCTGATTCAGAGTCAAAAATTCCTATAGTTCCATCATGAAATCCAACGTACACCTTTTTATCAAAAACTTGCATGCAGGTGATGCTGCAGTTATTTTCAAATTTCTTAAGTTCGATTCCAGACTCTAAATCCCAAACTCGAAGAGTGCCATCGTAGGACCCACTATAAATTTTTTCGCACTCTACTTGAAGGCAGCTCGGAGAACCTGTTTGCTCGATTAGTTGTTTTAGTTCTTTTCCGGACTTTCTATCCCAAATTCTTAAAGTCTCATCAAAAGAACCGCTGATAATTTTTTCATCCGTTGCTTTTATTACGCTCACACCACAAAGATGGCCGCACAATTTTTGCTTTAATTTACCTGAACTAATTTCCCAAATTCGTATGGATTTACCGGCAGATCCAGTTAGTATTTCATCCCCTTCAATACACATGGATATCATACCAAAGACGTCTGCGTCTTCAGAGTGCAATTTTAAAACTTGAGGGCATGGAATGAACTGAGGGGCTTTAAGCCTAAAATCCGCTTTTAGAATCTTTATAAAAAAATCAGTGTCATCGATTTTTGCTCTTTTATTGTGAGTTAGTCTTGAAGCTTCTTTTCTTTTTTGAACTTCTTCTAAATAGCTATGAGCTGAATCATTTAATGCGGTAAAAAAACAATTTTTTATAACATCCCGATCCATACTTAATTCACGCCATCTTCTGCAAACTGATTTTGCGGCCTTGCAAAGCGTTAGAAAGTCAAGATGAATCAAAATAAATTGAAGAAGTTCATCGGGAAGAAGCGCTGTTAGGGTTCCGGTGAATTCTTCTTCCAAAAGAGGTAGAGCGGGAGGCCTGAAGGCTTCGGAAATTTTATTTTCACCCATATGAACTACTTGATTAAAACGAGAAGAATTTGAAAGTGCTCGACCAACATAAATCTATCCTTAATGACCATAGAAAAAGCCAATTTTTTTTTAAAAACATACGATTATAAGCATACTCCGAGATAGCAACAAAGTGTAATTTAGAAATTTATCGAGTTGGGGGGGGGGTTTAAAACCTGGATTCTGACCTTATCTATGGGTCGAAAAGTATCCAAGCTTCCATAAGAAGTGGAAAGGATGGCAATTATCGCCTATCAGATAAAGGCTTAGGAAGAACATTTATCACGGGTTTAAGGATAGCCCGACAGGTATAGCCGGGCTAGAAAGATTTTACGCAAGTGTAATTTCTTTATTTAAATAGACATCCTGAATCGCATTAAACAGTTTAACACCTTCCTTAAATGGCTTTTGGAAGGTTTTTCTGCCGCTGATTATACCGATACCTCCGGCCCTTTTATTAATGACAGCTGTTTTCACAGCATCTTCCAAGTCATTTTTACCGGCTTCTCCGCCGGAATTTATTAGGCCTACTCTTGAGCTGTTAATAACCTGATAGCGGCAATAGTCGATCGGGTTATCGTCAATATCGCAAAGATCCGAATACATTTTCTCAGACCACTTGCCATAACCTTTGTTATGTTGATTCATCGCTTTATAGCCTCCGTTTAGAGTGGGCAGCTTTTGCTTTACGATATCGGCACCAAGGGTCATTCCAAGGTAATTTGCTTGTGCCGTCAAATCAGCGCTTGTATGATAGTCAACCCCATCGAACTTAAAGGCTGGGTTTCTTAAGTAACACCAGAGGATAGTTGCCATGCCAAGATCGTGAGCCTGAGCAAACGCTTGACTGATTTCTTGAATTTGTCGATGGCTTTCAAGAGACCCGAAGTACACGGTGGCACCGACTGCAATAGCGCCCATATCATAGGCTTGTTTTACACTTGCAAAAAGGATTTGATCATAGCTATTAGGATAGGAAAGAAGCTCATTATGATTAATCTTCAATACGTATGGAATCTTATGGGCATACTTTCTTGCCGTTAACCCTAGAACTCCAAGAGTTGAAGCCACGGCGTTGCATCCGCCTTCTATGGCCAGCCTAATGATATTTTCAGGGTCGAAATACTCGGGATTTGGAACAAAAGTGGCTCCTGCCGAATGTTCAACCCCTTGATCCACAGGAAGGATGGAGAGATAGCCGGTTTCCGCAAGTCTTCCATGATTAAATAGGGCTTCAAGACTTCTAAGCACCCGATTAGGCCGATCGCTTTCTTTAAAAATGCGATCCACCCAATCTTTTCCGGGCTTTATAATTCTATCTTTCGGAATCTTTGTACATGTGTAGTCCAAAAGTTCCGATGCCTCATTTCCTAAAATAGAAATGATATCTTCATAGGTAAAGGATGACTTTTTTTCGTTTAATAGAACCATAAAACCTCGAGCTCAAAAATTGCAAAACTGGATTTATTTTTGTTGAAAGCCTTTTTTTTTGCCAGTACGGTTTCTAAGAGCGATTATATTAAATAAATTTATTTATATATAAATTAATTTCTAATCTTGACATTTTGCTTATTTTAAGGTACTCTAGCAGGAATTTCTTTAAACTAAAAAATAAGTTTTTAGCTTAAAAATAAAATTATTTCTTTACACGTCGCAAATTAAAATTTGTTTTCAAAACTTTATAGTGTTTTTTCATGAATATTCAATTAATCATCGCCTTTTTTGCCTATTTTTTTGTTCTCCTTCTCATCGGCCTTGCGAGCCTAAGAAGACAAAAATCGGCTGATGACTACATCATTGGAAATCGCTCTTTAAGTTATTGGATGACTGCATTCTCAGCTCACGCAAGTGATATGAGCGCCTGGCTTTTTATGGCTTTTCCGGCCGCAATTTACACCTTTGGCCTATCTCAACTTTGGATCGCTATCGGTCTATTGATAGGCATGTTCCTAAATTGGCAATTTGTCGCAGAAAAATTAAGAAGAAACACAGAAACTTACGAAAGCAACACTCTTTCGACTTTTCTTGAACGCCGTTTTAATGATAAAAGCGGTGTCATCCGAGTATTAACTGCCTGCATGATTTTATTTTTCCTAACTTGCTATCTGTCCGCCGGCCTTATCGCCATGGGAAGCTTGCTTGAATCTCTTTTTGGTATAAACTACTACCTCTCTCTTGCGATTGCCATGTTTGTTGCAGCCTCTTATACAACTATCGGCGGTTACTACACCATCGCAAGAGTAGATCAGTTTCAAGCGCTCTTTTTACTCTTAATGATTATCTTAGTTCCGGCAACCGCCTATTTCAGCATGCCGAATGCCCTTGAAACTATTGTTTCACAAGCTAAAATTAAAGAAGCTTCCCTTAGCCTTTTTTCTGATTTCTCTTTCCAATCGTTTAGATCCACTCTTTTTTTGATTTTAGGCTGGGGGCTTGGGTACTTCGGACAGCCTCATATCATTACAAAATTTATGGGAATTAAGAGTCCGGATGAGATTAAAAAAGCGAAATATGTGGGAATGACCTGGCAGATTTTAGCTCTTTCAGCCGCAGCTTTTGTAGGTTTTGTGGGCATTGGATTCTTCAGCGAAAATCCTTTAAAAAATGGGGAACTGGTTTTTATCGAGATGGTGAAGACGCTTTTTAACCCGCTTTTCGGCGGTTTCATTTTATGCGGATTAATTGCTGCAAATATTTCAACTATGGATTCTCAAATTTTAGTTTGCGGTTCAGTGATCAGCGAGGATTTTTGGAGATGTCTCTTTAAGAAACACGCTAGCGACAAAGAACTTCTCTTGATTTCAAGAGTTGGGGTATTATTGACCTCCCTTGTTTCTCTTTTAATCGCTTTTTACAAGAGCTCCACCGTGCTTGAAGCGGTTTTATATGCCTGGTCCGGTCTTGGCGCAGCTTTTGGCCCGACGATTATCATGTCTCTCTATGACAAAAAAGCTAATAGAAACGGCGCCATTGCGGGTATTTTTGTCGGCGGTTTTATTGCGGCTTTTTGGGATATTCTTAACCCTCACCTTGCAAGCTACCCGATCCCTGCCATGATTCCCGGATTTTTCTTGGGACTTTTGACAGTTTATAGTGTTTCAAGATTAGCACCGGAAAGAGCCGCTGTTGACACTTTAAGTTTTTAGGGAAGGAAAGAGGATAGCCTGAGTAAGCTACCCCCTCTTGGAACTTAGGCTCGATGCTTTTCAATGTAGTTGATTGCATCGCCAACTGTTTTAAGCTTTTCAGCAGCTTCTTGCGGAATTTCGCATCCGAATCTTTCTTCCAGTGTCATGATAAGTTCTGTCAAATCAAGGGAATCTGCATTCAAATCTTCCACAAATGACTTTTCACGAGTAATTTCTTCTTTATCAACGCCAAGCTGCTCGACAATGATTTCAATCACTTCTTGTTCAGTTGTTGCCATATTACTTTACCTCTTTGTTTGGAAAAAATTTGTATCCGAATTTGATCGGATGAATTATTGAAACCTAAAGGGTCATTCCCCCATCCACTATAAACACTTGGCCTGTTATGTAATTTGAAAGATCAGAGGCCAAGAAAAGAACCATATTCGCAATGTCTTCAGGCTTTCCCATTCGATTTAAAGGAATATCGTCCATAACACTTTTCCTTTTCTCTTCAGGCAAGCTTTGGGTCATCTCCGTTTCAATATAACCCGGAGCGACGCAATTCGCCATGATATTTCGGGAAGCCAATTCCTTAGCTAGAGATTTAGTAAAGCCTATCATGGCAGCTTTTGAAGCAGCATAATTAGTTTGTCCGGGATTTCCGCTAACTCCAACTACAGAGCTAATATTTATAATTTTCCCATACCTTGACTTCATCATGGAACGAATAAGCGCTTGGCAAAGATTGTAGCAGGACTTCATATTTATATCCATGACGAGGTCCCAATCTTCTTCAGGCATCCTAAGCAAGAGCTGATCTTTTGTAATGCCGGCATTATTAACTAATATTTCAATTGAGCCTGCCAACTCAAACGCTTTTTTAACCGCTTCCTCAACTTCCGCTTTCTTTGAGACATCGACTTGAAAAAAATAAGCTTTAGCACCTAATTTCGAAGCCTCTTCAAATTCTTTTTTGGCGTGCTCGCCCTTCTCCTTATTGGTTCCAAAGAAGATAACATTGGCACCCTGATCAATAAATGCTCTTGAAATGGCTTTGCCGATCCCGGACCCACCTCCTGTCACAAGCGCTGTCTTTCCTTTTAAATTCCACATACTGATGATCCAAAAAAATTATTGATATTCGGCAAGAAGTTCCAAATCAGATAGTCTCTCTATGGAAAGCGTGGGGCTTAAAACTCCAATTCGTTTATTGAATCCGGCTAAAGTTTTGCCGGGTCCAATTTCAACAAAAAGATCTACCTGATTATCCCTCATGGTCTCAATAGACTGTTCCCAAAGCACAGAGGAGGTCACCTGTTTTATAAGGTTTGATTTAATCTCTTCAGGGCTCTTTGCGATAGCGCCTGTCACATTCATGACAAGTTCGCTTAACC
Above is a genomic segment from Criblamydia sequanensis CRIB-18 containing:
- a CDS encoding F-box protein encodes the protein MINGDYGGQKRLAQAEAAQEAQGDISILSDELILEIFSYLDLPTLSQTAKDIKMVEQFKFRSHSNERTFI
- a CDS encoding F-box/WD repeat-containing protein encodes the protein MSFKVMSASPTFIHDVLSEEEGESESITSCLSEELLHLLFSSLDYITLCKVRLTCKRWKRLSFDSSLIRQCFFKTMKGFAELCLNEWLKKNEKANASLHKRSRIDELPYLLKCLELDQKIRSKSFKPSANILCLQNDKKGPFAIWFFQLTDSKIYSLAMGASIFVWDKKSGVKLNEFNGRHSDCITCLQIKGNKIVTGSLDKTINIWDIDSGNVLLTLEGHEQAVSCLKVYDNSVYSGSYDGSIKIWDIDTGNEIKKLENTLKNISCIQVFEDTIWIGSYSGEISVVDFLSGKEITKWQGHEKGVSCFLKVDKKIYSGSYGGEIFVWDIFEPGTSLYKLKGHTERVVDIQILNGKIISASSGLSLKVWDAESGKEINQFESLKLSGINSLTVMDEEIYIGHNDNEIEILDFSL
- a CDS encoding SIMPL domain-containing protein codes for the protein MQRFYNLMFMIFLLYLGSGVAKEEPFIPTLTVQGTATVKKAPDLLILNFSVITEAENAITALQDNNSKMSKLIDSLKNFGLKEDEIETGTFSITPVYTRPSPKFEGSFIPKIGSYQVSNTLAIRTNQIDSAGTLIDIAAKAGVNSIDSMRFDIKDSQTLKREAITEAAQNAITDALTLAKASNIKIKRMLTISLDNTGPEFPMAKARFTYAAVPESSGTPIIAGQVEAEAKVHVSFEIED
- a CDS encoding F-box/WD repeat-containing protein, which produces MLSSVNKTERHFAPFSEIEDLRELSECGETATANLPDEIVLNILSYLDFLSLHLKTGLTCRRWKRLSYDKALLKLCFFRSLEDSAKTHEQECLERNALARSSTSKRSKIDDTEYFFYEIRGDLYMRSKKFQPTWAVLNLEEFQPSSWAIECMKIREDLIYSSAHDNTIQVWDRDSGKRIMRLEGHNNRVSCLQVDLKYIYSGSWDNTIRVWDKESGSAVKVLEGHKNSVSCLQVANGKAYSGGYDNKILIWDMESGKVLQELEGHLNYIKCLEVADGIIYSFTSTHVIHIWNSESGELLKKLVGPKNGISSIRILNGKIYIGCCDGKIRIWESKSGNQIKELEGHESNVIYLQVLDGKIISASRDKTIRIWDAESGEMLKRLDGRRPGSEFFVSIHIYRGKIYAEYNDGILWVWEFI
- a CDS encoding F-box/WD repeat-containing protein yields the protein MFENSVSEKLFCSPMQDSASSSNLDPTAFLPDELLLTILSHLDFLSVCSLAKPVSRRWRRLSSDALLLRGIFFKTLKDTANVYSESCLEDLTKAKRARIDESAFFLKNLISDLRMGSEKCLPSGKVFPFPAKMNAMNIKDQKIYFASSDKAIYICDNQLKVLSHHTFENVPIEGLCIQTLDQNIFCGSLGGGIYVLNEDSGEEIMRLEGHRYQVSALEIEGDKIYSASWDQTIRIWDRATGKELKRINQHTLISCLKVFENKIYSGCLDDTLRVWDAETGLLIKELKGHTSMITCLQVERDAIYSGSRDQTIRIWDRESGSPLHKLVGHKRSISSLAVFNDKIISGSLDNNIKIWGKASGLMINELMGHTSQIIYLKAENGTIISGSLDQTLRVWDFNWQEPIP
- a CDS encoding WD40 repeat domain-containing protein; translation: MKGRLFETLKSTALSYASEKEKNNEVQFCLKSLKADLRMRSPRVLPKAEIFNLVPPSTEQFNINEFFVKSTKFEGKRVYTSFDDRTIRVWDMESKEQLLKIVSPNRVTEMIITKDKITSGDSEGTLRIWNKNSGEEILSLADGHNSAISSIKFDSDRIYSGSWGETIMVWDASTGKQVMKLEGHKESITDLQIVEGKIISSSSDGTIRIWEAETGKELFVLEDAMGEITSLQVEDGKLYSSSFDGIIRVWDIKTGQLLQKMEGHNFPITVIRIFDGKIIGVSLEDKEMVHIWDINTGKKLKSLKSTQATKILNLNGFDGKIYASNTYNEILSWDFNPKK